One genomic segment of Myxocyprinus asiaticus isolate MX2 ecotype Aquarium Trade chromosome 14, UBuf_Myxa_2, whole genome shotgun sequence includes these proteins:
- the LOC127451190 gene encoding parvalbumin, thymic CPV3-like, with protein MSLSSILSADAIESALKDCQAPESFSPKKFFQLCGLSKKSPQDVKNVFNILDNDASGFIEEDELKFFLQRFSPGARVLTDKETKAFLAAADDDSDGKIGADEFQVLVLS; from the exons ATGTCACTCTCATCTATCCTTTCCGCTGATGCCATCGAGAGTGCTCTCAAGGACTGTCAAG CACCAGAATCCTTCAGTCCCAAAAAGTTCTTTCAGCTGTGTGGTCTGTCAAAGAAAAGCCCTCAAGATGTGAAGAATGTCTTTAATATCCTGGACAACGATGCCAGTGGATTCATTGAGGAGGATGAACTAAA GTTTTTCTTGCAGCGATTCTCACCTGGTGCTCGTGTACTGACCGATAAAGAGACGAAGGCTTTCCTGGCGGCAGCTGATGATGACAGTGATGGCAAGATTGGAGCAGATG AATTCCAAGTGCTGGTTCTTTCCTGA